The Chloroflexota bacterium genomic interval GAAAGTGCTTATGGTCGGCACGAAAAAGCAGGCGCAGGACACTATCGTCAGCGAATCGCAGCGCGCCAACGCCTACCACATCACGACTCGCTGGCTCGGTGGCACGCTCACGAACTTCAAGACTATCCAGTCGCGCATCGACTACCTCGTCGAGCTGGAAACCCAGCGCGCGAAAGGCGAATTCATCACTTACACGAAGAAGGAAGCGCTCAAACGAGAGGCTTCCATCGCGCGCCTGAATCGCTATCTCGGCGGCATCAAAGAAATGACCGAGATGCCCGGAGCGCTGTTCGTCATCGACATCGGCAAGGAGGCGATCGCCGTAGCAGAGGCTAGGCGCGTGGGCATTCCCATCGTCGCGCTCGTCGATTCGGACTGCGATCCGGACCTTATCGACTATCCCATTCCCGGCAACGATGACGCCATTCGCTCAATCCGCCTCGTAACAGGCAGGATTAGCAACGCCATCATCGAGGGCGTGAACAGGGCGAACGCTTTCGAGTACGAAGAGATGGGCGAAGCCGCAACTCCTGAGGGCGATGTGCAGGCAGTCCCGGAAGCTGCACAGGAGCCGGTAGCTGCTGAACCAGTAGCCGTTGCTCCGGCAGCAAGCGAAGCCGCGCCTGCATAATCAACATCTACGATCATCCCACATACTAATGTCCGGCGCCGGCGAGTACCTGCCATCGGTGAACGCTCACCGGTGAATGACCAAGTACGACAAGAGCATTCTTCATAATTCAATAGCAATACGCGCAGACACACTGCGCGACAATCAGGTGCAGAGTTGGAACTCAGTGTAGCGACAATCAAAGAACTTAGGGAACGCACGGGCGCGGGCATTATGGACTGCAAGCGTGCGCTAGAAGAGACCGCAGGCGACTTGGCGCAGGCAGAAGACTTGCTTACGCAGCAGGGCATCGCCAGCGCGTCCAAAAAGGCTGCGCGCTCGACCGAAGAGGGTATCGTCGAGTCCTATATCCACAGCGGCGGACGCATCGGCGTGCTACTCGAGGTGAACTGCGAGACGGACTTCGTGGCGCGCACCGACGACTTCAAGGAACTCGCGCATGACATAGCGATGCAGGTCGCCGCGATGGCGCCTTCCTATGTCAGCGGCGACGATGTGCCGGACGGCGAAGACGCCGAAAGCGCGGAGACCGTGCTGATGCACCAGCCCTTCATCAAGGACCCGTCCAAGTCCATCCAAGACCTGGTCAACGAGGGCATCGGCAAGCTGGGCGAGAACATCCGCGTGCGCAGGTTTAGCAGATTCTCGCTGGGAGAGTGACGCACCCTTGCGGCGTGCCAGCGCGAATTTCCAGCGTGTGCTGCTTAAGCTGAGTGGCGAATCGTTCACCGGCGAACGCGGCTATGGTACCGATTCCGGCGCCGTAGCCTACATGGCGCAGCAGATACGGAACATATGCGAACTGGGCGTGCAAATTGGCATCGTCGTAGGTGGCGGCAACATTCTCAGAGGCTGGGAAGCCGAGTCCGAAGGTATGGACCGCTCGACCGCAGACTACGCGGGCATGCTGGCGACCATAATCAACGCACTTGCATTACAGGACGCCCTTGAACGGCATCACGGACTTGAGGTTCGGACGCAGAGCGCCATCACAGTTCAGCAGATTGCAGAGCCGTACATCCGGCGGCGCGCCATTCGCCACTTGGAAAAAGGGCGTGTGGTAATCTTCGCCGGCGGCACCGGCAATCCGTTTATGACGACGGACACTGCTGCCGCGCTTCGCTCAATCGAGATCGAAGCCAAAGTGCTGCTGATGGCAAAGAACAACGTCGATGGCATCTACGAATCCGACCCCAACCTATTTCCCGGCGCGGCGAAGATCGATTTCATCACGCATCAGGAAGCATTGGAGCGGCGGCTTCGTGTGATGGACGCGACCGCGCTGTCGCTGTGCATGGACAACGACCTGCCGATAATCGTGTTCGACCTGTTCGAGACCGGAAGCATAGAGAAGATAATCGCGGGCGACAGGCTAGGATCGGTGGTGGCGTCAGACCCACCACCCTAATCACACAACTCTGAATAGACTCGCGAGAGCAATGGAGAGTTCGACTATGGCTACGGCTGAAGATGTGCTGTTGGAAACCGACGATAGGATGCAGAAGTCTGTTGACGCTTTGAAGCGCGAGCTGAATACTATCCGCACAGGCCGCGCATCACCCGCCTTGGTCGAGACGCTCACCGTCGAATACTACGGCATCCCCACACCTATGAACCAGTTGGCATCCATATCCGTGCCGGAAGCGCGCGTGCTGATGATACAGCCGTGGGACAAGCAGTCCATCAAGGATGTCGAGCGCAGCATCCTGATGTCTGACCTCGGGCTGACTCCGAACAACGACGGCACCGCCATTCGGCTCAACCTGCCCGTATTGACCGAGGAGCGCCGCAGGGAACTCGTGCGGCTTGTCGGGCGCAAGGTGGAAGACGGCTTGGTGTCGATCCGCAACATTCGCCGCGACAGCTTGGGCGAGTTTCGAGCGATGGAGCGCAACAAAGAGATTTCCCAAGACGAAAGCCGCTACATGCAGGAGGAACTGCAGGAAATCACCAACGCCTTCTCCAGCCAAATGCAAGAAATGAAGCAGGAGAAGGAAGCAGAGGTTATGGAGGTATGAGGCGCACCAGCCTCTGACCGATGGCCACACAAGTGGAACCGAACACCGCTGCCGACCTGTCCGCATGCTCACGGACGCCGGAGCCGCCTCCTCTCCATGTCGCGATCATAATGGACGGCAACGGGCGCTGGGCGTCCCAACGTGGCATGAGCCGCAGCGAAGGACACCGCGCCGGCACCGAGAACATCCGCCGCATTATCCAGGCATTCATCAAGCGCGGCGTACAATACCTGACGCTGTACGCATTTTCCACCGAGAACTGGAATCGACCGAGCGCAGAAGTGCAGGCGTTGCTCGCGATTGTCAACGAAGTCATTCGCAGCGAGGTCGATGAGCTGCACCGCGGCGGCATTCGGCTGCGGCACATTGGCAGGCTCGACCGCTTGCCGCCGGAAATGCGCCGCTCTATCTGCGAAAGCGTCGAGCTAACCAAGCACAACTCCCGTATGACGGTGTGCGTCGCCTTCGACTACGGCGGCAGGGCGGAGATTGTGCAAGCCGTGCGCTCCATGATTGCCGACGGCGTGCGCGCGGAGGATGTCAGCGAGGGCTTGCTGCGGCAGTACATGTACGACGGCGAGATGCCGGACCCCGACCTTATCATTCGCACATCAGGCGAGCAGCGGCTGAGCAACTTCCTCATCTGGCAAGCCGCGTACGCCGAGTACTACACGACGCCGGTGCTCTGGCCCGATTTCGACGAATCCGAAGTTGATAATGCGCTCGACGCCTATGCCGGGCGCAAGCGGCGTTTCGGCGAAGTGCGCTAGAACTTTGCCCATGTCTTGCATAGTCAAGCCGTGTCCAGTCACGCCGTGCCTGAGCAAGCAGGAGAGGGCAGCGTGTTACTGAGATTTGCCAGCGCCGCCTTCGGGCTGCCAATACTCGCGTTCGTGGTGTGGTTCGGGCCGCCAGATCAGGAGATTCACTGGTTCTCCGCGTTCATATTCATCGTCGCCATCATCGCTACCGTTGAAGTACGACAGCTCGCGGCGAAATGGGGCGAATCCGTCCATGTCGGCATACCCGTCATCCTGACCGCGTTCATGATTAGCAGCGG includes:
- the uppS gene encoding di-trans,poly-cis-decaprenylcistransferase; protein product: MATQVEPNTAADLSACSRTPEPPPLHVAIIMDGNGRWASQRGMSRSEGHRAGTENIRRIIQAFIKRGVQYLTLYAFSTENWNRPSAEVQALLAIVNEVIRSEVDELHRGGIRLRHIGRLDRLPPEMRRSICESVELTKHNSRMTVCVAFDYGGRAEIVQAVRSMIADGVRAEDVSEGLLRQYMYDGEMPDPDLIIRTSGEQRLSNFLIWQAAYAEYYTTPVLWPDFDESEVDNALDAYAGRKRRFGEVR
- the tsf gene encoding translation elongation factor Ts; this translates as MELSVATIKELRERTGAGIMDCKRALEETAGDLAQAEDLLTQQGIASASKKAARSTEEGIVESYIHSGGRIGVLLEVNCETDFVARTDDFKELAHDIAMQVAAMAPSYVSGDDVPDGEDAESAETVLMHQPFIKDPSKSIQDLVNEGIGKLGENIRVRRFSRFSLGE
- a CDS encoding ribosome recycling factor; this encodes MATAEDVLLETDDRMQKSVDALKRELNTIRTGRASPALVETLTVEYYGIPTPMNQLASISVPEARVLMIQPWDKQSIKDVERSILMSDLGLTPNNDGTAIRLNLPVLTEERRRELVRLVGRKVEDGLVSIRNIRRDSLGEFRAMERNKEISQDESRYMQEELQEITNAFSSQMQEMKQEKEAEVMEV
- a CDS encoding UMP kinase, which gives rise to MRRASANFQRVLLKLSGESFTGERGYGTDSGAVAYMAQQIRNICELGVQIGIVVGGGNILRGWEAESEGMDRSTADYAGMLATIINALALQDALERHHGLEVRTQSAITVQQIAEPYIRRRAIRHLEKGRVVIFAGGTGNPFMTTDTAAALRSIEIEAKVLLMAKNNVDGIYESDPNLFPGAAKIDFITHQEALERRLRVMDATALSLCMDNDLPIIVFDLFETGSIEKIIAGDRLGSVVASDPPP
- the rpsB gene encoding 30S ribosomal protein S2, which codes for MKSLLEAGVHFGHQKRRWNPKMRRYIFTHRNGIHIIDLQKTLRMLEEAASFIGDVAAEGKKVLMVGTKKQAQDTIVSESQRANAYHITTRWLGGTLTNFKTIQSRIDYLVELETQRAKGEFITYTKKEALKREASIARLNRYLGGIKEMTEMPGALFVIDIGKEAIAVAEARRVGIPIVALVDSDCDPDLIDYPIPGNDDAIRSIRLVTGRISNAIIEGVNRANAFEYEEMGEAATPEGDVQAVPEAAQEPVAAEPVAVAPAASEAAPA